In Myotis daubentonii chromosome 16, mMyoDau2.1, whole genome shotgun sequence, one DNA window encodes the following:
- the ARL4D gene encoding ADP-ribosylation factor-like protein 4D: MGNHLTEMAPTPSFLPHFQALHVVVIGLDSAGKTSLLYRLKFKEFVQSVPTKGFNMEKIRVALGGSRGITFQVWDVGGQEKLRPLWRSYTRRTDGLVFVVDAAEAERLEEAKVELHRISRASDNQGVPVLVLANKQDQPGALSSAEVEKRLAVRELAAATLTHVQACSAVDGVGLQPGLERLYEMILKRKKAARGSKKRR; this comes from the coding sequence ATGGGGAACCACCTGACAGAGATGGCGCCCACCCCCTCCTTCTTGCCCCATTTCCAGGCCCTGCACGTGGTGGTCATCGGGCTGGACTCAGCTGGAAAGACCTCCCTCCTTTACCGACTCAAGTTCAAGGAGTTTGTCCAGAGCGTCCCCACCAAAGGCTTCAACATGGAGAAGATCCGGGTGGCCCTGGGAGGGTCGCGCGGCATCACCTTCCAAGTGTGGGATGTGGGTGGGCAGGAGAAGCTGCGACCGCTGTGGCGCTCCTACACCCGCCGGACTGACGGGCTGGTGTTTGTGGTGGACGCTGCCGAGGCCGAGCGGCTGGAGGAGGCTAAGGTGGAGCTGCACCGAATCAGCCGGGCCTCCGACAACCAGGGTGTGCCCGTGTTGGTGCTGGCCAACAAGCAGGACCAGCCCGGGGCGCTGAGCTCTGCTGAGGTGGAGAAGAGGCTGGCAGTCCGAGAGCTGGCTGCTGCCACGCTCACCCACGTGCAGGCCTGCAGCGCGGTGGACGGGGTGGGTCTGCAGCCCGGCCTTGAGCGCCTGTATGAGATGATCCTGAAGAGGAAAAAAGCTGCCCGGGGAAGCAAGAAGAGACGGTGA